A stretch of the Lactuca sativa cultivar Salinas chromosome 9, Lsat_Salinas_v11, whole genome shotgun sequence genome encodes the following:
- the LOC111886376 gene encoding uncharacterized protein LOC111886376, with amino-acid sequence MKAKVSTKFNLIVSVTQSRNARRYALDEIKGSLIEHYGKVWSYGEEIMRKNPGSIVKIYVNVMPDSTTYFSKMYVCFKGVKDGWIATCRRVIGVDGCFIKGICRGQLLEAMGRDENNHIFPIAWAMVEVENKETWKWFLDLLLDDIKMGIGHGLTLISDQHKGLIEAFKERVPAAEHRQCARHIYANFKKRFKGEQYRKLFWVAATSTTQPKFEAEMNSIQKIDPLAYEHLMERDHKSWCRAFFEVDRACDAYENGISESFKSVIDLARKRPLLTMLEEIRIYTMEMKYKMLLEGQSWGNL; translated from the exons ATGAAAGCCAAAGTAAGTACAAAGTTTAACTTGATTGTTAGTGTCACTCAAAGTAGAAATGCTAGGAGATATGCTTTGGATGAGATAAAGGGTAGTTTGATAGAACATTATGGTAAAGTATGGAGTTATGGAGAAGAAATAATGAGGAAAAATCCTGGTTCAATAGTAAAGATATATGTGAATGTCATGCCGGATTCCACCACTTacttttctaaaatgtatgtttgtTTTAAGGGTGTGAAGGATGGCTGGATTGCAACATGTAGGAGGGTAATAGGGGTAGATGGTTGTTTTATAAAGGGTATATGTAGAGGCCAACTGTTAGAAGCTATGGGTAGGGATGAAAACAACCACATCTTCCCTATTGCATGGGCTATGGTGGAAGTTGAAAATAAGGAAACATGGAAGTGGTTTCTTGACCTCCTTCTGGATGACATTAAAATGGGAATTGGTCATGGATTGACCCTCATATCAGACCAACACAAG GGATTAATAGAGGCTTTCAAAGAAAGGGTTCCAGCAGCAGAGCATAGACAATGCGCTAGGCACATCTATGCTAACTTCAAGAAAAGATTCAAAGGTGAACAATATAGGAAGTTGTTTTGGGTAGCAGCTACTAGTACTACTCAACCTAAATTTGAGGCAGAAATGAATTCCATACAAAAAATTGACCCTTTAGCTTATGAACACCTCATGGAAAGGGACCATAAAAGTTGGTGCAGGGCATTCTTTGAAGTGGACAGGGCTTGTGATGCTTATGAGAATGGCATATCAGAAAGTTTCAAATCTGTTATTGATCTTGCTAGGAAGAGGCCACTCCTCACCATGTTGGAAGAGATAAGGATTTATACAATGGAGATGAAGTATAAAATGTTGCTAGAGGGACAAAGTTGGGGGAATTTATAA